A single Osmerus mordax isolate fOsmMor3 chromosome 7, fOsmMor3.pri, whole genome shotgun sequence DNA region contains:
- the LOC136945571 gene encoding glutaminase kidney isoform, mitochondrial-like isoform X3: protein MPSLCTRLALSMFTATWAKSPADSSLTNCHWMRKPGANKAEKFDYVMEFLKRMAGSEYVGFSNATFQSEKETGDRNFAIGYYLKEKKCFPNNKEMIAALDFYFQLCSIEVTCESSSVMAATLANGGICPITGDRVLSAEAVRNTLSLMHSCGMYDFSGQFAFHVGLPAKSGVSGAVLLVVPNVMGMICWSPPLDKVGNSVRGIHFCQELVSLFNFHNYDNLRHFAKKLDPRRQSDDDRNKSVVNLMFAAYSGDVSALRRFALCAANMEERDYDSRTALHVAAAEGHVEAVIFLTENCKVDPHVKDRWGNSPIDDAIQFGRDNVVAVLQEYQRMYPRSLPQTDSEDQAKPLLLDTLKVVV, encoded by the exons ATGCCATCGCTGTGCACGAGGCTGGCACTGAGCATGTTCACCGCTACGTGGGCAAAGAGCCCAGCGGACTCAAGTTTAACAAACTGTCACTGGAtgaggaag CCTGGTGCAAATAAGGCTGAGAAGTTTGACTAT GTCATGGAATTCTTAAAAAGAATGGCTGGTTCTGAGTATGTGGGCTTCAGCAATGCCAC ATTTCAGTCAGAGAAGGAGACTGGTGACCGAAATTTTGCAATCGGTTATTACCTTAAGGAGAAAAAG TGCTTTCCTAACAATAAAGAAATGATTGCAGCCCTTGATTTCTACTTCCAG cTCTGTTCCATTGAGGTGACATGTGAGTCATCCAGCGTCATGGCCGCCACCCTGGCGAACGGTGGAATCTGTCCGATCACAGGGGACCGTGTTCTGAGCGCTGAAGCTGTGCGCAACACCCTCAGTCTCATGCACTCCTGTGGAATGTACGACTTCTCTGGCCAGTTCGCTTTCCAT GTGGGTTTGCCGGCCAAATCTGGCGTGTCAGGGGCAGTGCTGCTGGTGGTTCCCAACGTTATGGGAATGATTTGTTGGTCTCCACCTTTAGATAAAGTTGGAAATAGCGTTCGAGGCATTCATTTCTGCCAA GAACTGGTGTCCCTCTTCAACTTCCACAACTATGACAACTTGAGACACTTTGCAAAGAAGCTGGACCCTCGACGACAGTCAGATGATGATCGG AACAAGTCTGTGGTGAATCTGATGTTTGCTGCCTACAGTGGAGACGTCTCTGCCCTGAGGAG aTTTGCCCTCTGTGCAGCcaacatggaggagagggactaTGACTCTCGCACAGCTCTGCATGTAGCTGCAGCCGAAG GTCATGTTGAAGCAGTGATCTTTTTAACTGAGAATTGTAAGGTAGACCCCCATGTCAAGGACAG GTGGGGAAACAGCCCCATAGATGATGCCATTCAGTTTGGCCGGGATAATGTGGTGGCAGTCCTGCAGGAGTACCAGCGCATGTACCCACGCAGCCTTCCCCAGACAGACTCTGAAGACCAGGCCAAACCACTGCTGTTGGACACACTGAAGGTTGTGGTTTGA
- the LOC136945571 gene encoding glutaminase kidney isoform, mitochondrial-like isoform X2, with product MVQLRKTTRDSAGAVMMDQELFRKFVGNNIILLTQAFRRKFIIPDFEEFVSHINQLYYSAQQQEGGQVADYIPQLAKFSPDLWGVSLCTVDGQRHSVGDTKVPFCLQSCVKPLEYAIAVHEAGTEHVHRYVGKEPSGLKFNKLSLDEEDKPHNPMVNAGAIVISSLLKPGANKAEKFDYVMEFLKRMAGSEYVGFSNATFQSEKETGDRNFAIGYYLKEKKCFPNNKEMIAALDFYFQLCSIEVTCESSSVMAATLANGGICPITGDRVLSAEAVRNTLSLMHSCGMYDFSGQFAFHVGLPAKSGVSGAVLLVVPNVMGMICWSPPLDKVGNSVRGIHFCQELVSLFNFHNYDNLRHFAKKLDPRRQSDDDRNKSVVNLMFAAYSGDVSALRRFALCAANMEERDYDSRTALHVAAAEGHVEAVIFLTENCKVDPHVKDRWGNSPIDDAIQFGRDNVVAVLQEYQRMYPRSLPQTDSEDQAKPLLLDTLKVVV from the exons ATGGTACAGCTACGCAAGACCACGCGTGACTCCGCCGGAGCAGTCATGATGGACCAGGAGTTATTTAGGAA GTTTGTTGGCAATAACATCATTCTGCTGACGCAGGCCTTCAGGAGAAAGTTTATCATCCCAGACTTTGAGGAGTTTGTTTCTCACATTAACCAGCTGTACTACAGTGCCCAGCAGCAGGAAGGGGGGCAG GTAGCAGATTACATTCCTCAACTGGCCAAATTCAGTCCTGATCTGTGGGGAGTGTCTCTATGCACGGTGGATGGCCAGAG ACATTCAGTGGGTGACACCAAGGTTCCATTCTGTCTGCAGTCATGTGTGAAGCCCCTGGAGTATGCCATCGCTGTGCACGAGGCTGGCACTGAGCATGTTCACCGCTACGTGGGCAAAGAGCCCAGCGGACTCAAGTTTAACAAACTGTCACTGGAtgaggaag ATAAACCACACAACCCCATGGTGAATGCTGGAGCGATAGTCATAAGCTCTCTCCTGAAG CCTGGTGCAAATAAGGCTGAGAAGTTTGACTAT GTCATGGAATTCTTAAAAAGAATGGCTGGTTCTGAGTATGTGGGCTTCAGCAATGCCAC ATTTCAGTCAGAGAAGGAGACTGGTGACCGAAATTTTGCAATCGGTTATTACCTTAAGGAGAAAAAG TGCTTTCCTAACAATAAAGAAATGATTGCAGCCCTTGATTTCTACTTCCAG cTCTGTTCCATTGAGGTGACATGTGAGTCATCCAGCGTCATGGCCGCCACCCTGGCGAACGGTGGAATCTGTCCGATCACAGGGGACCGTGTTCTGAGCGCTGAAGCTGTGCGCAACACCCTCAGTCTCATGCACTCCTGTGGAATGTACGACTTCTCTGGCCAGTTCGCTTTCCAT GTGGGTTTGCCGGCCAAATCTGGCGTGTCAGGGGCAGTGCTGCTGGTGGTTCCCAACGTTATGGGAATGATTTGTTGGTCTCCACCTTTAGATAAAGTTGGAAATAGCGTTCGAGGCATTCATTTCTGCCAA GAACTGGTGTCCCTCTTCAACTTCCACAACTATGACAACTTGAGACACTTTGCAAAGAAGCTGGACCCTCGACGACAGTCAGATGATGATCGG AACAAGTCTGTGGTGAATCTGATGTTTGCTGCCTACAGTGGAGACGTCTCTGCCCTGAGGAG aTTTGCCCTCTGTGCAGCcaacatggaggagagggactaTGACTCTCGCACAGCTCTGCATGTAGCTGCAGCCGAAG GTCATGTTGAAGCAGTGATCTTTTTAACTGAGAATTGTAAGGTAGACCCCCATGTCAAGGACAG GTGGGGAAACAGCCCCATAGATGATGCCATTCAGTTTGGCCGGGATAATGTGGTGGCAGTCCTGCAGGAGTACCAGCGCATGTACCCACGCAGCCTTCCCCAGACAGACTCTGAAGACCAGGCCAAACCACTGCTGTTGGACACACTGAAGGTTGTGGTTTGA
- the LOC136945571 gene encoding glutaminase kidney isoform, mitochondrial-like isoform X4, which yields MVNAGAIVISSLLKPGANKAEKFDYVMEFLKRMAGSEYVGFSNATFQSEKETGDRNFAIGYYLKEKKCFPNNKEMIAALDFYFQLCSIEVTCESSSVMAATLANGGICPITGDRVLSAEAVRNTLSLMHSCGMYDFSGQFAFHVGLPAKSGVSGAVLLVVPNVMGMICWSPPLDKVGNSVRGIHFCQELVSLFNFHNYDNLRHFAKKLDPRRQSDDDRNKSVVNLMFAAYSGDVSALRRFALCAANMEERDYDSRTALHVAAAEGHVEAVIFLTENCKVDPHVKDRWGNSPIDDAIQFGRDNVVAVLQEYQRMYPRSLPQTDSEDQAKPLLLDTLKVVV from the exons ATGGTGAATGCTGGAGCGATAGTCATAAGCTCTCTCCTGAAG CCTGGTGCAAATAAGGCTGAGAAGTTTGACTAT GTCATGGAATTCTTAAAAAGAATGGCTGGTTCTGAGTATGTGGGCTTCAGCAATGCCAC ATTTCAGTCAGAGAAGGAGACTGGTGACCGAAATTTTGCAATCGGTTATTACCTTAAGGAGAAAAAG TGCTTTCCTAACAATAAAGAAATGATTGCAGCCCTTGATTTCTACTTCCAG cTCTGTTCCATTGAGGTGACATGTGAGTCATCCAGCGTCATGGCCGCCACCCTGGCGAACGGTGGAATCTGTCCGATCACAGGGGACCGTGTTCTGAGCGCTGAAGCTGTGCGCAACACCCTCAGTCTCATGCACTCCTGTGGAATGTACGACTTCTCTGGCCAGTTCGCTTTCCAT GTGGGTTTGCCGGCCAAATCTGGCGTGTCAGGGGCAGTGCTGCTGGTGGTTCCCAACGTTATGGGAATGATTTGTTGGTCTCCACCTTTAGATAAAGTTGGAAATAGCGTTCGAGGCATTCATTTCTGCCAA GAACTGGTGTCCCTCTTCAACTTCCACAACTATGACAACTTGAGACACTTTGCAAAGAAGCTGGACCCTCGACGACAGTCAGATGATGATCGG AACAAGTCTGTGGTGAATCTGATGTTTGCTGCCTACAGTGGAGACGTCTCTGCCCTGAGGAG aTTTGCCCTCTGTGCAGCcaacatggaggagagggactaTGACTCTCGCACAGCTCTGCATGTAGCTGCAGCCGAAG GTCATGTTGAAGCAGTGATCTTTTTAACTGAGAATTGTAAGGTAGACCCCCATGTCAAGGACAG GTGGGGAAACAGCCCCATAGATGATGCCATTCAGTTTGGCCGGGATAATGTGGTGGCAGTCCTGCAGGAGTACCAGCGCATGTACCCACGCAGCCTTCCCCAGACAGACTCTGAAGACCAGGCCAAACCACTGCTGTTGGACACACTGAAGGTTGTGGTTTGA
- the spryd4 gene encoding SPRY domain-containing protein 4, producing the protein MAIPLCLAWFRGLAVRTVSTLPLRKHGSLLPARRWYITTATRNNLHFKLDEMTAHSSLDLFKKDTGVIYRILGLHASRVQHNQERFREWAVVFGDEEITSGRHYWEVTVKKSQEFRLGVAEALMSRDDCVGSNSSSWVFGYVQRKWFAMTTNKMVPVPLVGKAERVGILLDYEAGVLGLVDIQKPQVIHTIKAKFRGPLCPAFALWDGELLTHSGLEEPQGLK; encoded by the exons ATGGCGATCCCACTCTGCCTGGCATGGTTTCGTGGGTTGGCAGTTCGAACTGTCAGCACTCTGCCTCTCAGAAAGCATGGGTCACTCCTACCAGCAAGAAGATGGTATATCACTACAGCGACCAGGAATA ACCTCCATTTCAAGCTGGATGAAATGACAGCACATAGCAGTCTGGACCTTTTCAAGAAAGACACAGGTGTTATCTACCGCATCCTGGGCCTGCATGCCAGTCGTGTCCAGCATAACCAGGAGCGCTTCCGGGAGTGGGCCGTGGTGTTTGGGGATGAAGAGATCACGAGTGGACGCCATTACTGGGAGGTGACTGTTAAGAAGTCCCAGGAGTTCCGACTGGGCGTGGCTGAGGCATTGATGTCTCGAGACGACTGCGTGGGCTCTAACAGCTCCTCCTGGGTGTTTGGTTATGTCCAGCGCAAGTGGTTTGCCATGACCACCAATAAGATGGTACCTGTCCCTCTGGTAGGTAAGGCTGAACGTGTGGGCATCCTGTTGGACTACGAGGCTGGTGTGCTGGGCCTTGTTGACATCCAGAAACCTCAGGTCATTCACACCATCAAGGCCAAGTTCAGGGGTCCTCTCTGCCCAGCCTTTGCTCTGTGGGATGGAGAGCTGCTCACCCACTCTGGCCTTGAGGAGCCTCAGGGCTTGAAATGA
- the LOC136945571 gene encoding glutaminase kidney isoform, mitochondrial-like isoform X1, which translates to MHCLKRLRTSNSGVLQLLKYVVNSSRVGGDSKVIFRKEQPVQLFCVSAASHIQQPFHNQTELDQAVLDMDHGDLRNRLVSGLEDLLFYTITEGKEIIPVSKFISALKSTGLLTSDPRLRDCMVQLRKTTRDSAGAVMMDQELFRKFVGNNIILLTQAFRRKFIIPDFEEFVSHINQLYYSAQQQEGGQVADYIPQLAKFSPDLWGVSLCTVDGQRHSVGDTKVPFCLQSCVKPLEYAIAVHEAGTEHVHRYVGKEPSGLKFNKLSLDEEDKPHNPMVNAGAIVISSLLKPGANKAEKFDYVMEFLKRMAGSEYVGFSNATFQSEKETGDRNFAIGYYLKEKKCFPNNKEMIAALDFYFQLCSIEVTCESSSVMAATLANGGICPITGDRVLSAEAVRNTLSLMHSCGMYDFSGQFAFHVGLPAKSGVSGAVLLVVPNVMGMICWSPPLDKVGNSVRGIHFCQELVSLFNFHNYDNLRHFAKKLDPRRQSDDDRNKSVVNLMFAAYSGDVSALRRFALCAANMEERDYDSRTALHVAAAEGHVEAVIFLTENCKVDPHVKDRWGNSPIDDAIQFGRDNVVAVLQEYQRMYPRSLPQTDSEDQAKPLLLDTLKVVV; encoded by the exons ATGCACTGTCTGAAACGTCTACGAACCAGTAATTCTGGAGTTTTACAACTGCTTAAATATGTGGTTAATTCATCACGAGTTGGTGGTGACAGCAAAGTCATATTCAGGAAGGAACAGCCTGTCCAGTTGTTCTGTGTGAGTGCAGCATCACACATACAGCAGCCCTTCCATAATCAAACTGAGTTGGATCAAGCTGTCTTGGACATGGACCATGGAGATTTAAG GAACAGGCTGGTGTCTGGACTGGAGGACCTGCTCTTCTACACCATCACTGAGGGCAAAGAAATTATCCCTGTCTCCAAGTTCATCTCT GCCCTGAAGAGTACAGGTTTGTTGACATCCGACCCTCGGCTGCGTGACTGCATGGTACAGCTACGCAAGACCACGCGTGACTCCGCCGGAGCAGTCATGATGGACCAGGAGTTATTTAGGAA GTTTGTTGGCAATAACATCATTCTGCTGACGCAGGCCTTCAGGAGAAAGTTTATCATCCCAGACTTTGAGGAGTTTGTTTCTCACATTAACCAGCTGTACTACAGTGCCCAGCAGCAGGAAGGGGGGCAG GTAGCAGATTACATTCCTCAACTGGCCAAATTCAGTCCTGATCTGTGGGGAGTGTCTCTATGCACGGTGGATGGCCAGAG ACATTCAGTGGGTGACACCAAGGTTCCATTCTGTCTGCAGTCATGTGTGAAGCCCCTGGAGTATGCCATCGCTGTGCACGAGGCTGGCACTGAGCATGTTCACCGCTACGTGGGCAAAGAGCCCAGCGGACTCAAGTTTAACAAACTGTCACTGGAtgaggaag ATAAACCACACAACCCCATGGTGAATGCTGGAGCGATAGTCATAAGCTCTCTCCTGAAG CCTGGTGCAAATAAGGCTGAGAAGTTTGACTAT GTCATGGAATTCTTAAAAAGAATGGCTGGTTCTGAGTATGTGGGCTTCAGCAATGCCAC ATTTCAGTCAGAGAAGGAGACTGGTGACCGAAATTTTGCAATCGGTTATTACCTTAAGGAGAAAAAG TGCTTTCCTAACAATAAAGAAATGATTGCAGCCCTTGATTTCTACTTCCAG cTCTGTTCCATTGAGGTGACATGTGAGTCATCCAGCGTCATGGCCGCCACCCTGGCGAACGGTGGAATCTGTCCGATCACAGGGGACCGTGTTCTGAGCGCTGAAGCTGTGCGCAACACCCTCAGTCTCATGCACTCCTGTGGAATGTACGACTTCTCTGGCCAGTTCGCTTTCCAT GTGGGTTTGCCGGCCAAATCTGGCGTGTCAGGGGCAGTGCTGCTGGTGGTTCCCAACGTTATGGGAATGATTTGTTGGTCTCCACCTTTAGATAAAGTTGGAAATAGCGTTCGAGGCATTCATTTCTGCCAA GAACTGGTGTCCCTCTTCAACTTCCACAACTATGACAACTTGAGACACTTTGCAAAGAAGCTGGACCCTCGACGACAGTCAGATGATGATCGG AACAAGTCTGTGGTGAATCTGATGTTTGCTGCCTACAGTGGAGACGTCTCTGCCCTGAGGAG aTTTGCCCTCTGTGCAGCcaacatggaggagagggactaTGACTCTCGCACAGCTCTGCATGTAGCTGCAGCCGAAG GTCATGTTGAAGCAGTGATCTTTTTAACTGAGAATTGTAAGGTAGACCCCCATGTCAAGGACAG GTGGGGAAACAGCCCCATAGATGATGCCATTCAGTTTGGCCGGGATAATGTGGTGGCAGTCCTGCAGGAGTACCAGCGCATGTACCCACGCAGCCTTCCCCAGACAGACTCTGAAGACCAGGCCAAACCACTGCTGTTGGACACACTGAAGGTTGTGGTTTGA